From Moritella sp. F3:
TCTTTTGCCGGAAAGTCTTAAGTAGTCTAAACCGAATTAGCTGCTTGATTGTATTTATATTGCATGTTTGTTTTAAAAAATTGGCACTAATAAGATTGGGTATATGAGCAAAATACGTTTCGAGGAAGTACTCATTTTATCGGCATAGCAGTTTCTTTCACTGGCCTTACATTTGGATGGACGGGTATACAACAGCTTAGTGAATCAATAGTAATGGGAAGGGACATTCAAAACGATTTGTATATTAATGATAGGGCGTTCGGAAGCGTGTCCTAAAAAGTCTATGACTGAAGAATCGTAGATGTTCCATGCTATAAAAATTGTGGGGTTTTAAATTGACGGTACAAGAGATTTATAAAACATTCTCTGAGGCTTCAACTGCAGCGGCAATTTTGCAAATAAAATCGTCAAATGATTATGCCTTTCGGCATGAATTGGACCCTCGATTACCAGCATCTCCTGATAAATATTTCAAAGATTTCAAGGCTGAGGGTGGCTGGCTTACTTTTCTGTACAAAAGAAAATCACAAAAATACGAGACATTTGAACAAGCGTCAAATGCTTCAGTCATTGAGTTATCCATCAAGTCTGGCAGATCTTACGAGCATGAATATAAAGCTGATCCTAAATTGCCGTGTCGTCCCGATCTATTTTATCCGGATTTTGAAGTTAAAGGTGGTTGGGACGTTTTTTTAAGAGAGGTAAATAAAGCAGACTTACGGAGTGATTAATACAATATTTACACTTAACATTTTGTTTGTATTCACTAGGACTTTGTTAGTCAGCTAAAAATTAGATTGGGCTTAAGCTTCTGTCTGGTCACTTTGATTCAGGTGGTAACGACAGGCCTTAAATCAGAAATGTAAAAGAACAAATATAAATTACAAAAAGTGTAATTACCGAATGAGATAAGTCTCATCGCATTATGAACCGACTTTGATTGATTATGTTTGACTTAAGTAAGAATGAAAAGGCTTTCAAAGCCTTTTTTATTGCGCTATCATCCGTACTAAGTACATATTATGTGAAGACTTGAGGTTATAAATTGACGGAACAAATAAAGTATAAAACCTTCACTGAGGCATCGGCTGCGGCAGCAATCCTTCAAATTAAATCTTCTAACGATTATGCCCGTCGGCACAATTTGGACCCGCAATTACCGAAATCCCCTGGCACATATTACAAAGATTTCAAAACAGAGGGAGGCTGGCTTACTTTCCTGTATAAAAGGAGATCACAAAAATATAAAACGTTCGAACTAGCCTCTAATGCAGCAGGGCTTAAACTAAAAATTAAAACAGGTTTAACTTATGAATCTGAATATAAAGCAGACCCTAAATTGCCCTCTCGGCCTGATTTATTCTATCCCGATTTTGAAGAGAAAGGTGGCTGGGACGCATTATTACACCGTGGTAGCACTGTTAATTACAGTACTTTTGAGGAGGCTTCTAAAGCAGCCATTAAATTAGATATCAAAAATCCACGGCAATATCGCGATAAAAGTAAATTTAATACAAAACTTCCCTGCTCTCCCGATAAAGAATACTCTGATTTTGATTCTAAAGGCGGATGGACTAACTTCCTAAATCTGCCCGTGATATACACTTATGAAGAAGCATCAAACGCGGTAGTTAAACTAGGCATTGAAACTTACGAGCAATATAAAACTGTGCGTAAACTAGATCCTCGCCTACCAGGTTACCCACACAAGTATTATGATAAATTCATCAAACTAGGTGGTTGGCGACCATTTGCACGAAAAGCTTTCTACAAGACATTCTTTGAAGCTTCAGCTGCTGCGGTTAAACTTAATATTTATGATTACGACGATTACAAGATCAATTATAAAAAAGACCCTCAGTTGCACTCTTCACCTAGTTTTTTTTATGAAGACTTTGCTAAACGGGGTGGTTGGGATAACTTTTTAAAGCGTAAGGGTAAGTACAATTATAATACAGCATCCGAAGCTGCAAAAAAATTAGGTATTGTGGATTATTATGATTACGTGAATAGATATAAAGAAGACCGCCGGTTGCCAAGATTCCCATCAACTTATTTTGAAAAATTTGATAAGTTAGGTGGTTGGGAACGTTTCTTACAATTAGATAAGTACAATTACCAAGAAGCATCAAAAGCAGTTTTAAAACTTGGAGTTGATAGTGCTGTACGTTACGAAACCATGAGAATAAGTGATCCTCGTTTACCAGTTGAACCTAAATGTTATTATCTAAATTTTACTAAACTGGGTGGTTGGGATAGTTTTTTACAAAAATGTACTAAATATTCATCGTTCCGTAAGGCGTCCATTGCAGCAACGAAACTTGGTATTGTATCTGCTTCAGACTATACATCTGTAGACCTCGATGGCAAGCTAAAATATAAACAAGACCCACTCTTACCTAGTAATCCGAAACTCTATTATAAACATTTCAAAAAACTAGGTGGTTGGAATAAGTTTCTAAAGCAGACAGGGAAATATACGTTACTACATGAGGCATCAAATGCAGCAGTTAAACTTGGCATTAAGACGGCATCGGATTATTTAATTAAAGATAGTGATGGAATTCAAAAGTACAAGCAAGATCCTCGGCTACCTGCTAGTCCACAACAATATTTTAATGACTTTAAACTGAACGGGGGTTGGAAAACCTTCTTGCAAAAACATTAATAAACTTTCGTAATTTAACAAAGTTATATAGTCAATTTGTATTAATTATGTAAATAAATAATGGTTAACACTATGACTAATTAGTTCCAACAAAACACACATATGGAGTAATTTATGAGTGAAGTACTAGCAACCGTTACTTTTAGTGACGGGCAATTGAAATACACTAAGTTCTCTACAGCATTCAAATGCTGTGACGGTGAGCTATTCGAAACAGGTGAGGCCGCTCTGAATAAAGTGTCAATCCCTGGTAGTAAATCAGAAATACATACAAACTTGAAATTTGTTAATATTTCAGTATCTGGATTTGATAGCTGGATTGGTATTGCAACTGAAAACAATCTACTCGTCTCTAAAACACCCTTTGGTATTGAGTCAATTAATCAACAATTTGAGGGCGTTGTTGTTGAACACTTAATGCACCTAAATAAGACAGGGCCTTCTGGGCAGGTTCAATGTGGTGTTCAGATGCCAACAAAACCATTAAAAAAATATATTTTTGATGAATCATTATCTTGTTTAGCTCAATTTAAAGGGCATGTATTTTCTAAAAAAAATCCATTTGAATTAGGTCAGAAAAAAAAGCTATGTATAGATTGCTTAACCTCAATTGACGTGACGAATGTGGCTAATAATTAGGGGATCAATTTAAATGGTGAAAAAGACTTTGGTATGTTCGGTAGTAGCTATCATATTAATGACAACATTGACCGGCTGTAAAAAAAGAACTGAATATTTCCCTAATGCACCGGAGGATGTAACATTCTCAGAACCTTTTGTTGTTGAGTTACCTGCAGAGTCTTCCTATGCAGAAAAACGAAAGTTTATTGACATAAATTGTGATGGTATTGAAGACATGCTTGAAGTACGTGATACCAAGATTTGGTCACAGGAATATGAGGCTACTGTCTTTTTAGGTGAGAAAAATAAAGATGGTTATCTGCAGTTTACTTCCAATGGAATGTACAGCTTCAAATTACCGATGGAAAAATCATGGGCGAGTACCATGACCAAAATTGATTCAGCAGATGTAAACGGTGATGGGTGTGGCGATTTGGTCTTCACTGAATATAAAGCAGGGTTTTCAGAAGACACTTATATTGCAAAAATTGCGCTTAATCAAGGTGATGGTAAAACCTTTAAATTTGCCACAGAACAGATCACAGAAACCATTCCACTTGAAGAAGTGATATTAAGATTCATTGATTTGTTTGATACCTCATCGCAAGAAGATCTAGCTTCATACTTCACAATGGATTGGTCTGATGCCAATGGGGATGGTAGGGATGATCTACATTTATTCTGGAAAAGTAACCGAGATTTGTATGGGAGTGTTTTACTATCAATGGATGTAGAACATGCCTTGTCTGAGTTTGCCTTTGGTAATGAACGTGAATTTATTTTAAATAATTTTTTGGTATCTCGTAATGGGGGAACTTACACAGTTCGTCGACTTGATACTGAAGATTTTAATGGTGATGGGATAGGGGATTTAATTCTTCATTCCAATTCAGGTACTAGGATCGACCTTTCACCTGCTCTAGGCAAAATTGATGGTGACAGTTTAAACTACACGGTCAATAAAATGAGTAGTGGTACGGGAGCTGATTTAGATTTCTTCTCTTTTGAAAAAATAGATACGTTTGATGTTAACTTTGATTCTTGTGCTGATTACGTTCACTTAGGTGTTCTTGAGACTAAAGGTAAAAAGAACAAGTCGGTAGGTGTATATAAACTAGCAAGTTGCAATAACTAAATGATCTTACCTAATTGGATATGCCTTATCACATTATGAGCATGCTCAGTTGAACGTTATTGATAACAAAGAATTATAAAAGGCTTTTAAAGCCTTTTTTTATAAGATAGTATTGGTACTCGGTACGCTGGCATGACGATTCATTGATTCTATTTACGTTAGTTATCGATACTGTAATATTTCATAAAAATGGAAACTTTAAATGCAAGAAAGACCTATCTCAATTTCAGGTACAACCGTTCACTTCCACGCATGGGATCATGATACAGTCAATCATAAGTATGATTTTAAGAAAGATGTTCAGATGCTTAGCACTATCATATCTAATTTATTTATAACTAATTCTGGCAAGCTTATATGTATTGAGGGCCAGTCTGGTTCGGGTAAATCCGCTTTTGCAAAAGTGCTAGAAAGTACTGGCGTGAAATGTAAACTTATCGATGTATTTATATCAGGGAAAACAGTAGAACCGGTTGCACCTAAAATTGAAGATGCGAGTGTGACGTATATAATCGATGATGCCTCGTATGCTGAAGTTGAGGTGTTTTCTAAAGCGATTAGTCATGTGAAGGCTGGTGGTTGTATTGTTTTACTCTTGGAATCAATCAGTGAAGTGCAAGAGGCTTTAGAGCTTGACGCCGTGCCAGTATATTTCAAGTTAAACCGCAGTGGTTTATCGAAATTAATTTAATCGAGGTTTTCATTATATCTAATCCTTGGACGTTAAAATGGGGGGGGGGCTGCATTTAACCAAGTAGATACTGGCTTTGTTTTACGCATTGAACGAGAATCTGAAATTACTCTTGAAAAGTTTATAGAGGGTGAACATAAACGAATTGATAAGCTTTCTGAAAAATACAAGACCAGCAATGAGCTAGATACCCAGTCGCATCGATTGACAAGGCCTATTTGGGGTTCTAAGATTTGGTCAAACTTACTTCTAAAATTTTAGTCATGATACCAACTGAATTCTAATTCAAACAATCACAATCACAATCACAATATATAATATTAAGGGCTTTTATGTTTAAGATAAAATTTAGTGTCGTAGGGATCTTACTTTCATCACTAGCATTTGGTGTCTCTGCAAAAACAGCGGACCAAATAGAACAAGATGGTTTTTATTTGGCGATGGAGTCAATGAACCCGAAAGGTGCGCATTATACGCGTGTGTATCAGCGGATGATTGAAAATAAATGTAAGAATCAGTTAAGTATTGATGATCTCACTGGTACTGGTTTCGCAAGTGTTGTCGCAGCGTTCGAAGTATCGGGCTTGATGGAACGGCCAACAATTCATGGTTACACAGGATTACCAATGACGGTTGGGGTATTAGCTGCAGACGCAATAAATTGCGATAATTATGGCGCCCCATTTAATGCGCTTCTTTCAAACTCATTAATAAAGCAAGAGTATCCGAAGTTCTCAGCATTTTTATCTACATGGAATACAGTATCTTTTAAACAACAAACCAAAAGCTAATACATCGTTACTTATTGGTATTGCCCTCTCCAAATGTACCGTGCCGCTCATGCATTTTGTCTAGGGCTATTTTACCGCGCCTCAACGCACGTAAAGCGTGCGAATTTAGATTGCCCTCCCTGACTTGGCAAGTAAACTGTTTTGCATCTTTGCCACTTAATTTAAAACCGCCGAATACACTAGACTTGATGTTCATGTTGATACCTTAAATTTAGACTGGTTCGAGAGGTTTGGTTATTGCAAACCGTCTAATTTATTAACTTTTGATTATCAAATACGCATAGTACACTTTGGGTACTTTTTAGATTAATCTCTTTGCATTCGAAATTAATGTTATGGATCTCTGACATTTCAAAAAACTGTTCGTAGTTAATTCCGGAAAAATGAACATAGGTTGTCGCACCTAATGTTGTGATCCCAGGTAAGGCAGTCAGTACAAGCTCCTCATTACCAGTTAAAATGGTGTTTACTGTTAATAAATTATCATTGATGGAAAACCCGTTCTCATCTGGCACCAATTTGATCGTACCAGATTCTTGAAACTCGACATATTGACGTTGATTCCATGATAAATGCTTTGTAGTTACCGTATTCATCTCGGTGTCAGTCCATAATGGCGTATCTAATGGAGACTTGTTATCTTCTACGATTATTGACCCCACCTCATTGTCCGAACAACCCGAGACAAATAGCGTTCCGATGATAAAGGGGACCAATACTGATTTTACTATTTCTTTACTCATTACTATTTCTTTACTCATTACTATTTAAACTCACGGTTATAGTTAATGGTCTTCAGTTATGAATGACTCCCTATGACATGGTATTAACTGTTTGCAGATCTTAATACCCGTCGTACATAGAATTATGTTTTAAGCTCTTCTTATTTGGTAGGTCCACATGAAGGCTAAAATTCTACACCAAACATCATTTGTGTTAACGGTGAGCCCAATATCATATAAAGCCAACCAGAGGCAGCTAAGAATGGACCGAATGGATATTGTTTATCTTTCAGTTTAACTTTGTTTGAATAGACAGCCAGTAATATGAATGTAAATCCAAACGCGATCGACAGAGATATGATAACTAAAAGGGATTGCCAGCCAAACCAGGCGCCGAGAGCAGCAAACAATTTTGCATCCCCATATCCCAAACCATCTTTCTTAAAGATTTTTTCAAATACCCATATAGCGAATAAAAGCACCAGGTAACCAGCAATAGCACCGGCTATTGCATCGGCAGGGCTAACCCATAAACTATTCATATTTAAAAATAAGCCGCACCAGATTAATGGCAATGTAATTCTATCCGGTAGCAACATTTTGTCGAAATCTATTGCAGTTAATGCAATTAGGCACCACGTTAGGATTAAACTGAAGATTAAATTAATACTACTTGGTACCGTCATGGCCACAATTACACTTAAAACTGCAGTTAACAGCTCAACGGTAGGGTAGCGAATAGAAATGTCTGCTTTGCACTTACGACACTGGCCACCTAATACTAGCCAGCTAATCACTGGAATATTGTCTAACGAAGAAAGTTCATATTTGCAATTGGGGCATGCTGATTTTGGTACGGCTAGGTTGAATGGCTTCTCTGTACCTGCAGTTATTTCACCTTCATTGACCGTCACATCATAATCCCGGTTCCAATTAGCTTCGATCATGATAGGTAAGCGATATATAACAACGTTTAAAAAGCTGCCCATAACTAACCCGACCAAACCTGATGTAAACCATAGCGTAGCAGGGAAGTGCTGGAACAACATTGTCAACTCATACATATTTATCACCTATATAATATTTTGGATTTAATCGTCTATCGCCACTCGGTTTGAGTAACAGATGATACACAACTAAACTCACAAATAGTTGAACGGGTGAATTTCGAAAAAGGTAATGGTATTGCACTTCGCAATCCGGATGCTTATACTTTATCCAGTTCTACACTAACGAAAGGTACAGGTATGGCGATTAAAAGTAGTGCATTTGGTTGCACAAGGTTAACGGGTGAAGATGCGATCCGGTTTATTGTTCTATGAATGAAGATAAAGCGAACCCCAAAGCTCAGCGTAATCTCATTGAGGGGCGTAAACTGCGTGCTTCTATGCGTGCGTTGCAGATAGACAACCAAGGTTAAGCCTTGGTTTTTTTACTTCGAATGTACCAGCCAAATTCTCTTATCTAAGATCTACCTTGTACTAAAAAGTGTTAAACACTTCAAATCATGACCCCATATTTAACTTATCTACTTGTATTGACAGAGATCTGCAGTATTGCTAATCTGAATAAAGTCACTTGTTCTGACTAGCCGCGCCCAATTGGCAAACTGTGTGATACAGAGAACCTTCACTAAATTTGACACTCATATTTTACAAGTCATACCTATTCTGCATGGGCGCAGCTTTACCTGGTACTAGACGGAGTAATATATGTTTTTATCCAACGGTCAATCCCTATCTCGATTACATAAAAATGCGAAGCAACAAGCTAAGCTCAATTCCATAAAGCTTCATGAGGCACAAGCGCTAATAGCCAAAGAACAAGGTTATACGTCGTGGGCTAATATGATAAAAATCTCGACATTGCACCCAACCTTAAAACTATCTTTGCCGGATAAGTCGCCTGTTGAGATGCTTGAAAGCGGCGGCTCAGTTCCGCCTACATTCTTATTACAAACTAACCGCGCTCGTATTGGTTATATCCTTGGAAG
This genomic window contains:
- a CDS encoding integrase repeat-containing protein; the protein is MTVQEIYKTFSEASTAAAILQIKSSNDYAFRHELDPRLPASPDKYFKDFKAEGGWLTFLYKRKSQKYETFEQASNASVIELSIKSGRSYEHEYKADPKLPCRPDLFYPDFEVKGGWDVFLREVNKADLRSD
- a CDS encoding integrase repeat-containing protein — its product is MTEQIKYKTFTEASAAAAILQIKSSNDYARRHNLDPQLPKSPGTYYKDFKTEGGWLTFLYKRRSQKYKTFELASNAAGLKLKIKTGLTYESEYKADPKLPSRPDLFYPDFEEKGGWDALLHRGSTVNYSTFEEASKAAIKLDIKNPRQYRDKSKFNTKLPCSPDKEYSDFDSKGGWTNFLNLPVIYTYEEASNAVVKLGIETYEQYKTVRKLDPRLPGYPHKYYDKFIKLGGWRPFARKAFYKTFFEASAAAVKLNIYDYDDYKINYKKDPQLHSSPSFFYEDFAKRGGWDNFLKRKGKYNYNTASEAAKKLGIVDYYDYVNRYKEDRRLPRFPSTYFEKFDKLGGWERFLQLDKYNYQEASKAVLKLGVDSAVRYETMRISDPRLPVEPKCYYLNFTKLGGWDSFLQKCTKYSSFRKASIAATKLGIVSASDYTSVDLDGKLKYKQDPLLPSNPKLYYKHFKKLGGWNKFLKQTGKYTLLHEASNAAVKLGIKTASDYLIKDSDGIQKYKQDPRLPASPQQYFNDFKLNGGWKTFLQKH
- a CDS encoding A24 family peptidase; this translates as MYELTMLFQHFPATLWFTSGLVGLVMGSFLNVVIYRLPIMIEANWNRDYDVTVNEGEITAGTEKPFNLAVPKSACPNCKYELSSLDNIPVISWLVLGGQCRKCKADISIRYPTVELLTAVLSVIVAMTVPSSINLIFSLILTWCLIALTAIDFDKMLLPDRITLPLIWCGLFLNMNSLWVSPADAIAGAIAGYLVLLFAIWVFEKIFKKDGLGYGDAKLFAALGAWFGWQSLLVIISLSIAFGFTFILLAVYSNKVKLKDKQYPFGPFLAASGWLYMILGSPLTQMMFGVEF